The window taagtattcagaccttttgctctGAGACTCCGGTGTATCctgggaagtgtaccaaaaaaattatgcagcattgaaggtgcacaagaacacagtggccatcattcttaagtggaagaagtttggaaccaccaagactctaggAAGATCTGCCCGCCCGGCAAAaccgagcaatcgggggagaatggccttaGTTCGAGgtgtgaccaagaacctgatgatcactctgacagaggccTAGAGAGTTCCTTTGTGGAAATACGAGAACCTTCCAAAATgacaaccatcactgcagcactccaccaatctggcctttacggtagagtggccagacagaagccactcctcagtaaaaggcacatgatagcccgcttggagtttgccaaaagacacctgaaggactcagaccatgagaaacaagattatctggcctgaatgccaagcgtcacatcaggaggaaacctggcactattcctgtggtgaagcatggtgatggcagcatcatgctgtggggatgtttttcggcggcatggactgggagactagtcgggatcgagggaaagcagaacagagcaaagtacagacagatccttgatgaacctgctccagagcaatcatcacctcagactggagtgacggttcaacttccaacaggacaacgaccctaaagcacacagccaagacaacgcaggagtggtttcgggacaagtctctgaatgtccttgagtggcccatccagagcccggacttgaacccgatcgaacatctctggagagacatgaaagtggctgtgcagcgacgctccccatccaacctgacagagcttgagtggatctgcagagaaaaataggagaaactcccccaaatacaggtgtgccaagcttgtagcgtcatacccaaggagACTTGAGGCTTTAATctccgccaaaggtgcttcaaaaaagtactgagtaaagggtctgaatacttatgtaaatgtgatatttctccTACAATTTATAAACACCTTTTTTTCGGTTGTCATTatttggtattgtgtgtagattgatttgggggggggactatttagcccattttagaataaggctgtaatgtaacaaagtgtggaaaaagtcaaggcgtctgaatactttctgaatgcacctgAGTTGTGACTAATGTGGTTGGTTAATGGCAGTGCAGTAACCCACCCATGACCCCTGTAAGCTTATGAAACAACAAGTTAAATACTCGGCAGTGGCCAACTTTTTACAGGCACATAATGCCGAAATTAAATTGTTTTATTCATCATTTGTTCCAGGGCACTTCAATTAGCACTGCTACCCTTAATAATTGCCCCTTGGGGATGAATTTGATGGGGatgaatttgatttgaatttaatTTAACCCTCACCCATTTGATTCCATCCAGATGTGACCCCTTCTCCCATTCATTAAAATGTAACCTCATTCTCCTCCTTGcctacccctctcttcccccaggCCTGGGCTCTGGAGACGGGGAAGTACCAGGAGGGTCTGGATGAGCCTGACCCAGCCAAGTGGAAGGCCAACCTGCGCTGTGCCCTCAACAAGAGCCGGGAGTTCAAACTGAAATACGACGGCACCAAGGAGACACCCGTCCAGCCCTACAAGATCTACGAGGTCTGTGACCAGCCCTGCAATGGAGGTAAGAGTGTGTGTAAGCATGCAGGCTCATTGGCAGCTTTGCAAGTCTTATCTGATTATCTTATCTGTCTGTCTTCAAATTTAAATGAGTTATTTTAGAATAACTTTGTTGAACTTGTCTAACCTCCAGATATGAATGTTTTGTGAAACTAATTAGATTTTCTCCCCCATGTTGATGGCATATTCCTTTTTGATTTGGTTTCAGACACAGTtgatgaagatgaggaggaggtaaGGTGTAGACAATCACTTTTCCATTATTTCAGAACAATGTGTTATCTCAAAACAATCTGAGAACAATACCCATATATCAGCTTTTTTACACAAACATTAAATCTTGTCTTTTTCAGATGCCGAATATTGTTGGACTCTCCATTGGTAAGTGTATACTGTCAATACACCTTTGCTACTGAGCCATGGGTCAATTGGGCAGAAATCGCTTGAAAGGTTAACCGTTTGAAATGTGCCACTATTGACATTATGCGACgtcttaagtgtgtgtgtgtcctcctgtctctcccagaCCCCAGAATTAGTGACCCACACAGTTTTCAGACATTCCCTACTGCACATAGGATAGACTTTCCCTTCAGCTCCGCTCTCAATGACAGATATGGCACCCCCCATCACACCCCTATGTACTCCAATCCCAACGGGAGCATTACCATGGCAGCGCATCTCCCTCAGCCAACCATGGCTCCCCCAGAGTTTTCTGCCGACGTTCCATTGGTGGTGAAGTTGGAACATGGGGACTTTGTGCACCCTGGACCCGTAGGACCCTCCAACAGCCtggggatgggtggagggagcaTGCAGCCTCCTGTGGTCACCGAGATATCCCCCATGGTTCCTTCTGCTGCATCTGTGGCTCCGGTTGACCCTAACCCAGGTGCCGACCCCATGGAGGCCATGTCAGGAGTCCAGAACCAGGATGAAGGGCAGGCGGTGCCACCCTACAAATATGACCTGCTGAACAGCCTGCCATGTGAGTGGAATAGAACCAATAGGTCCATGCTGTGTTGAGAAGAATACTGCTTTATGTACAATGGCTTTACTTTTGCAGTCAGGGACTTCTGCAATAGTTCCTTGCATGTTATCCAAAAAAATAATTCATTGCAATTCCCCTACCATAAAAACAGGGTGTTCAACTTTATTTGGTATTACAATTCATTCACTCAAATTTACTCATTCGATGGATTATCGGGCATTATCGGGCACTATCGGGCATTAGTGTAGCAGTCTGGAATACCTGCCAGTCACACCCATCAAATGGAACACACCGGCAGCTGTCTGAAAGTGTGGGGGATGGTAAGACAGGTTCTGTCATGAATTGGAAAATCGAGTTTTGCCCTTTTTAATAGCTAAAGCGATTGTGTTATTCATTGATTCTAACCCCTATTCAGTCTTATGACAACTTGGTATCAGAATACTATTGGGCATGATTAGAAAGAGCTTTATTCAATGTTGACTTTTTAAAGTGCCCACAATTATTCTAACACTACATTATTTGACTCTGGTTTCAGTGACTGACCTAGACATGAATTTCCAGTACCGGGGTCGCAAGATGGGTTCCTTGACGGTGAGTAACCACCAAGGCTGCCGGCTGTACTACGGCCACCTGGAGCCCACCCCAGAGCAGGTGGACCTGTTCGGCCCTGTCAACCTCAACCAAGTTCTCTTCCCTGGCTCGGCCGACATCCAGAACGAGAAGCAGCGGTTCTACACAGAGCACCTGCTGGATGTGATGGACCGAGGCCTGATCCTGGAGATCTGGGAGCAGGATATATACGCTATCAGGTTGTGTCAGTGCAAGGTGTATTGGTCTGGGCCGGGCGTTGACGAGCAGGGGCCTCCCAAccctatggagagggagaggaagtacaAAGTGTTCAGCCTCAATAACTTCCTGCACGGTGAGTCGGTCAATCCATTTTATTGCTGGGTATTTTAGTCATCTTCGGCACAAGTTTCATAGTGTTTGAATCCCCATCTGATCCCTCAAAACACCCTATTTTTCAATTGAGATTCAATAATCACATAACACCAAATTATCCTGTCAGATGACAATGCTGGACTCCATTGCCATGATTTTTCAGTTAACTTGAGGCTGTCTGAGTTTCAATTGA of the Oncorhynchus gorbuscha isolate QuinsamMale2020 ecotype Even-year linkage group LG25, OgorEven_v1.0, whole genome shotgun sequence genome contains:
- the LOC124013705 gene encoding interferon regulatory factor 6-like isoform X3, with the protein product MMSAQPRRIRLKPWLLAQVNSGRYPGLQWLSPDHRIFQIPWRHATRHLPTSEEENTIFKAWALETGKYQEGLDEPDPAKWKANLRCALNKSREFKLKYDGTKETPVQPYKIYEVCDQPCNGDTVDEDEEEMPNIVGLSIDPRISDPHSFQTFPTAHRIDFPFSSALNDRYGTPHHTPMYSNPNGSITMAAHLPQPTMAPPEFSADVPLVVKLEHGDFVHPGPVGPSNSLGMGGGSMQPPVVTEISPMVPSAASVAPVDPNPGADPMEAMSGVQNQDEGQAVPPYKYDLLNSLPLTDLDMNFQYRGRKMGSLTVSNHQGCRLYYGHLEPTPEQVDLFGPVNLNQVLFPGSADIQNEKQRFYTEHLLDVMDRGLILEIWEQDIYAIRLCQCKVYWSGPGVDEQGPPNPMERERKYKVFSLNNFLHER
- the LOC124013705 gene encoding interferon regulatory factor 5-like isoform X1, which translates into the protein MMSAQPRRIRLKPWLLAQVNSGRYPGLQWLSPDHRIFQIPWRHATRHLPTSEEENTIFKAWALETGKYQEGLDEPDPAKWKANLRCALNKSREFKLKYDGTKETPVQPYKIYEVCDQPCNGDTVDEDEEEMPNIVGLSIDPRISDPHSFQTFPTAHRIDFPFSSALNDRYGTPHHTPMYSNPNGSITMAAHLPQPTMAPPEFSADVPLVVKLEHGDFVHPGPVGPSNSLGMGGGSMQPPVVTEISPMVPSAASVAPVDPNPGADPMEAMSGVQNQDEGQAVPPYKYDLLNSLPLTDLDMNFQYRGRKMGSLTVSNHQGCRLYYGHLEPTPEQVDLFGPVNLNQVLFPGSADIQNEKQRFYTEHLLDVMDRGLILEIWEQDIYAIRLCQCKVYWSGPGVDEQGPPNPMERERKYKVFSLNNFLHGLILFQKGETPTPPPFELYFCFGEDWPDQRKPKEKKLIVVQVVPVVARILTEMFSGDLSWSTDSIRLQISNPDLKDQTVEQFKELQRLLQSQHGLGP
- the LOC124013705 gene encoding interferon regulatory factor 5-like isoform X2, with the translated sequence MMSAQPRRIRLKPWLLAQVNSGRYPGLQWLSPDHRIFQIPWRHATRHLPTSEEENTIFKAWALETGKYQEGLDEPDPAKWKANLRCALNKSREFKLKYDGTKETPVQPYKIYEVCDQPCNGDTVDEDEEEMPNIVGLSIDPRISDPHSFQTFPTAHRIDFPFSSALNDRYGTPHHTPMYSNPNGSITMAAHLPQPTMAPPEFSADVPLVVKLEHGDFVHPGPVGPSNSLGMGGGSMQPPVVTEISPMVPSAASVAPVDPNPGADPMEAMSGVQNQDEGQAVPPYKYDLLNSLPLTDLDMNFQYRGRKMGSLTNEKQRFYTEHLLDVMDRGLILEIWEQDIYAIRLCQCKVYWSGPGVDEQGPPNPMERERKYKVFSLNNFLHGLILFQKGETPTPPPFELYFCFGEDWPDQRKPKEKKLIVVQVVPVVARILTEMFSGDLSWSTDSIRLQISNPDLKDQTVEQFKELQRLLQSQHGLGP